From Glycine max cultivar Williams 82 chromosome 11, Glycine_max_v4.0, whole genome shotgun sequence, the proteins below share one genomic window:
- the LOC100777573 gene encoding probable LRR receptor-like serine/threonine-protein kinase At2g23950 isoform X2 has translation MQTWKGGEDANHTYFNSKAMLCYEFNAEANHDLCPKCIYAYVPSVILIKRPPYEEPLDWPTRKRVALGSAMGLSYLHDHCDPKIIHRDVKAANILLDEEFEAVVGDFGLAKLMDYKDTVKIQKNLGLLIMFDYIQLLPQGMGTFLMEKLPACVCVVLFIMIL, from the exons atgcagaCATGGAAAGGGGGAGAGGATGCCAACCATACCTATTTTAACAGCAAG GCTATGCTATGTTATGAGTTTAATGCAGAGGCAAATCATGATTTGTGTCCCAAGTGTATATATGCGTATGTCCCATCGGTGATACTGATAA AGCGTCCTCCATATGAAGAACCCCTGGATTGGCCAACTCGGAAAAGAGTAGCTTTGGGATCTGCAATGGGTCTTTCATATTTGCATGATCATTGTGACCCAAAGATTATTCATCGTGATGTGAAGGCTGCCAACATATTGCTGGATGAAGAGTTTGAGGCTGTTGTTGGGGACTTTGGATTGGCCAAACTTATGGATTACAAGGACACG gtgaaaattcaaaaaaacCTGGGGCTGCTCATAATGTTCGACTATATTCAATTGCTTCCACAAGGTATGGGGACTTTTTTGATGGAAAAACTGCCAGCTTGTGTGTGCGTCGTGCTGTTTATTATGATCCTGTGA
- the LOC100777573 gene encoding probable LRR receptor-like serine/threonine-protein kinase At2g23950 isoform X1, producing the protein MQTWKGGEDANHTYFNSKAMLCYEFNAEANHDLCPKCIYAYVPSVILIKRPPYEEPLDWPTRKRVALGSAMGLSYLHDHCDPKIIHRDVKAANILLDEEFEAVVGDFGLAKLMDYKDTYCLHKVKIQKNLGLLIMFDYIQLLPQGMGTFLMEKLPACVCVVLFIMIL; encoded by the exons atgcagaCATGGAAAGGGGGAGAGGATGCCAACCATACCTATTTTAACAGCAAG GCTATGCTATGTTATGAGTTTAATGCAGAGGCAAATCATGATTTGTGTCCCAAGTGTATATATGCGTATGTCCCATCGGTGATACTGATAA AGCGTCCTCCATATGAAGAACCCCTGGATTGGCCAACTCGGAAAAGAGTAGCTTTGGGATCTGCAATGGGTCTTTCATATTTGCATGATCATTGTGACCCAAAGATTATTCATCGTGATGTGAAGGCTGCCAACATATTGCTGGATGAAGAGTTTGAGGCTGTTGTTGGGGACTTTGGATTGGCCAAACTTATGGATTACAAGGACACG tattgcCTCCACAAggtgaaaattcaaaaaaacCTGGGGCTGCTCATAATGTTCGACTATATTCAATTGCTTCCACAAGGTATGGGGACTTTTTTGATGGAAAAACTGCCAGCTTGTGTGTGCGTCGTGCTGTTTATTATGATCCTGTGA
- the LOC100777573 gene encoding somatic embryogenesis receptor kinase 1 isoform X3 → MQTWKGGEDANHTYFNSKAMLCYEFNAEANHDLCPKCIYAYVPSVILIKRPPYEEPLDWPTRKRVALGSAMGLSYLHDHCDPKIIHRDVKAANILLDEEFEAVVGDFGLAKLMDYKDTVWGLF, encoded by the exons atgcagaCATGGAAAGGGGGAGAGGATGCCAACCATACCTATTTTAACAGCAAG GCTATGCTATGTTATGAGTTTAATGCAGAGGCAAATCATGATTTGTGTCCCAAGTGTATATATGCGTATGTCCCATCGGTGATACTGATAA AGCGTCCTCCATATGAAGAACCCCTGGATTGGCCAACTCGGAAAAGAGTAGCTTTGGGATCTGCAATGGGTCTTTCATATTTGCATGATCATTGTGACCCAAAGATTATTCATCGTGATGTGAAGGCTGCCAACATATTGCTGGATGAAGAGTTTGAGGCTGTTGTTGGGGACTTTGGATTGGCCAAACTTATGGATTACAAGGACACG GTATGGGGACTTTTTTGA